From a region of the Azospirillum formosense genome:
- a CDS encoding PRC-barrel domain-containing protein: MRYSGTSAGILAAFAIATSLTLGVPQPVQAQPSQAHPSQSAETVRTAEASYPRLYQGWRAGVIVGTEVEGLLGEELGQVVDLVVGPDGRLESAVIEASGMLDVGEARFTVPWHQLMPGSVDGILAYPVTGPDTLDLIRRQQQAGSRPGDWRVSALIGQPANTAGGATEAGFFGTVEDLVFDRNGALKAVVVTPEPEGEGPYAVAWKAAALEPGLTSVTLQATPDQVKALGSFDAARMKEFNTARLNQGAQARQE, translated from the coding sequence ATGCGTTACAGCGGCACTTCGGCGGGCATCCTCGCCGCGTTCGCCATCGCCACGTCCCTGACCCTGGGCGTTCCTCAACCCGTCCAGGCTCAACCCTCGCAGGCCCACCCCTCCCAGTCCGCCGAGACGGTGCGGACCGCGGAGGCGTCCTACCCACGGCTCTACCAGGGCTGGCGGGCCGGCGTGATCGTTGGGACGGAGGTCGAGGGGCTGCTCGGCGAGGAACTCGGGCAGGTGGTCGACCTCGTCGTCGGCCCGGACGGTCGGCTGGAAAGCGCGGTGATCGAGGCCAGCGGCATGCTCGACGTCGGCGAGGCGCGCTTCACCGTGCCCTGGCACCAGCTCATGCCTGGATCGGTGGACGGCATCCTGGCCTATCCGGTCACCGGCCCCGACACGCTGGACCTGATCCGGCGCCAGCAGCAGGCCGGCAGCCGCCCCGGCGACTGGCGCGTCTCCGCCCTCATCGGCCAGCCGGCCAACACGGCGGGCGGCGCGACGGAGGCGGGTTTCTTCGGCACGGTGGAGGATCTGGTGTTCGACCGCAACGGCGCTCTCAAGGCCGTCGTGGTCACGCCCGAGCCGGAGGGCGAAGGCCCCTACGCCGTCGCCTGGAAGGCGGCGGCGCTGGAGCCGGGCCTGACCTCCGTCACTCTGCAGGCGACGCCGGACCAGGTGAAGGCGCTCGGCTCCTTCGACGCGGCGCGCATGAAGGAGTTCAACACCGCGCGCCTGAACCAGGGCGCCCAGGCCCGGCAGGAATAA
- a CDS encoding type 1 glutamine amidotransferase domain-containing protein codes for MAGKLEKKTVAVLATDGFEQVELTEPLKALRNEGADVRIVAPQGGQIQGWNHHDKADRVDVDTTLDQADPGAFDALVLPGGVINPDALRLEPKAIEFVRSFVQSGKPIAAICHGPWTLIDAGGAKGKRMTSWPSLKADLSNAGANWEDSEVVTDQGLVTSRKPDDLPAFCRKMVEEFAEGRHGAHRHAAE; via the coding sequence ATGGCAGGAAAACTTGAGAAGAAGACCGTCGCGGTTCTGGCGACCGACGGCTTTGAGCAGGTCGAATTGACCGAACCGTTGAAGGCGCTGCGCAACGAAGGCGCCGATGTGCGGATCGTCGCGCCGCAGGGCGGGCAGATCCAGGGCTGGAACCACCACGACAAGGCCGACCGGGTGGACGTGGACACGACTCTCGACCAGGCGGATCCCGGCGCCTTCGACGCGCTGGTCTTGCCGGGCGGCGTCATCAACCCTGACGCGCTGCGGCTGGAGCCCAAAGCCATCGAGTTCGTGCGCAGCTTCGTCCAGTCGGGCAAGCCGATCGCCGCGATTTGTCACGGCCCCTGGACTCTGATCGACGCGGGCGGCGCGAAGGGCAAGCGCATGACCTCCTGGCCGTCGCTGAAGGCCGATCTCAGCAACGCCGGGGCGAACTGGGAGGACAGCGAGGTGGTCACCGACCAGGGGCTGGTGACGTCGCGCAAGCCGGACGACCTGCCGGCCTTCTGCCGCAAGATGGTGGAGGAGTTCGCCGAGGGCCGCCACGGCGCACACCGCCACGCGGCCGAGTAA
- a CDS encoding response regulator transcription factor, whose amino-acid sequence MRTWNVMLVDHDRLFSAALGTLISGGPFRVCHHATTVEDAEAAIAQGVQPDLIVVALGDATNDEPGGVKRLRAATSARIAVLADAIADRTLSLSLKAGADAYLNKSMSSESLLRALQLVMLGEVVYPTHVASLLIANANTERPQPERAQPTNNELSKREIQILRCLLAGQSNKAIARNLHITESTVKMHFKNVMRKINAQNRTQAAVWAIQNGLSPLASV is encoded by the coding sequence ATGAGAACCTGGAACGTCATGCTCGTGGACCATGATCGGCTGTTTTCGGCGGCGTTGGGAACGCTCATCAGCGGCGGCCCGTTCCGCGTCTGCCACCACGCCACAACGGTGGAGGACGCCGAGGCGGCCATCGCGCAGGGCGTGCAGCCCGACCTGATCGTGGTGGCCTTGGGGGATGCGACGAACGACGAGCCCGGCGGGGTGAAGCGGCTGCGCGCCGCCACCAGCGCGCGCATCGCCGTGCTGGCGGACGCCATCGCGGACCGCACGCTGTCGCTGTCGTTGAAGGCCGGGGCCGACGCCTACCTGAACAAGTCGATGTCGAGCGAGTCCCTGCTGCGCGCCCTGCAACTGGTCATGCTGGGCGAGGTGGTCTATCCGACCCATGTCGCCAGCCTGCTGATCGCCAACGCCAACACCGAACGCCCGCAGCCGGAGCGCGCCCAGCCCACCAACAACGAGCTGTCGAAGCGCGAGATCCAGATCCTGCGCTGCCTGCTCGCCGGGCAGTCGAACAAGGCCATCGCACGCAACCTGCACATCACGGAATCGACCGTGAAGATGCATTTCAAGAACGTGATGCGGAAGATCAACGCGCAGAACCGCACCCAGGCCGCGGTCTGGGCGATCCAGAACGGCCTGTCGCCGCTGGCGTCGGTCTGA
- a CDS encoding response regulator transcription factor, producing the protein MEVQLQTRGKERSVAGRAQKFLVVDDHPLVRHGFALSVGEIHPDAQVLEAGSLDEAMAIADRTPDLTLVLFDLNLGDRSGRDGVRRMVEVLGNRPLLVISGSDEVADIVDSVRLGARGYILKTSSTAVLEHAISLALTGETFLPLPRAVLSGNVAAEVARPSGQILDRLTDRQRDVFQLLLAGHSNKEIARELGVLEGTVKVHVRAIMQKLGVRNRTQVAVVAARSGCFPEDA; encoded by the coding sequence ATGGAAGTTCAGCTGCAGACGCGCGGCAAGGAGCGGTCGGTGGCCGGCAGGGCGCAAAAGTTTCTGGTGGTGGACGACCATCCCCTGGTGCGGCACGGCTTCGCTCTCTCGGTGGGGGAGATCCACCCGGACGCGCAGGTGCTGGAGGCTGGGTCGCTGGACGAGGCGATGGCCATCGCCGACCGCACGCCGGACCTGACGCTGGTTCTGTTCGACCTCAATCTGGGCGACCGCAGCGGGCGCGACGGAGTGCGCCGCATGGTGGAGGTGCTGGGAAACCGCCCGCTGCTGGTCATCTCCGGGTCGGACGAGGTGGCGGACATCGTCGACAGTGTCCGGCTCGGAGCCAGGGGGTACATCCTGAAGACCAGTTCGACGGCGGTTCTGGAGCACGCGATCTCCCTGGCGCTGACCGGGGAGACCTTCCTGCCGCTGCCGCGCGCCGTGCTGTCCGGCAACGTCGCGGCGGAGGTGGCGCGGCCGTCGGGCCAGATCCTCGACCGCTTGACCGACCGGCAGCGCGACGTGTTCCAGCTTCTGCTGGCCGGCCACTCCAACAAGGAGATCGCGCGGGAGCTGGGCGTTCTGGAGGGGACGGTGAAGGTCCATGTCCGGGCCATCATGCAGAAGCTGGGGGTGCGCAACCGCACCCAGGTCGCCGTCGTGGCCGCCCGCAGCGGCTGCTTCCCGGAGGACGCCTGA